The proteins below are encoded in one region of Nitrosomonas ureae:
- the ispB gene encoding octaprenyl diphosphate synthase has product MSIEYIRSFIAQDMSIVDNVIREKLHSHVLLIRQVSEYIINSGGKRLRPALVILSAGAFGYSGKFHYNLAAVIEFIHTATLLHDDVVDESELRRNRETANALFGNAASVLVGDFLYSRAFQMMVEVDNMRVMQVLADATNTIAEGEVLQLLNCRDPQVSEENYLQVIRFKTAKLFEAASRLGAILGNATSEEENAMAVYGMHLGTAFQLVDDMLDYSGNNHDIGKNLGDDLTEGKPTLPLIYAMRMGTQEQADIIRKAIEDGGKDGFQPVLNVIRQTAALEYAKKCAEAEVTTAVAAIATLPDSENKKCLLQLASFAVTRNH; this is encoded by the coding sequence GTGTCAATAGAATATATTAGAAGCTTCATTGCTCAAGATATGAGCATTGTTGATAATGTCATTCGGGAAAAATTACATTCCCACGTCCTGCTGATTCGTCAAGTGAGTGAATATATCATCAACAGCGGTGGCAAACGCTTGCGTCCCGCGTTGGTTATATTGTCTGCGGGTGCTTTTGGTTACTCAGGAAAATTTCATTATAACTTGGCAGCTGTTATCGAATTTATTCATACCGCCACACTATTGCACGATGATGTGGTGGATGAATCGGAATTACGACGAAACAGGGAAACCGCCAATGCGCTGTTTGGTAATGCAGCTAGTGTTTTAGTAGGTGATTTCCTTTATTCTAGGGCTTTTCAGATGATGGTGGAAGTCGACAATATGCGTGTGATGCAAGTGCTTGCTGATGCGACTAATACGATTGCCGAAGGTGAGGTTTTACAGCTGCTTAATTGCCGCGATCCACAAGTTTCTGAAGAAAATTATCTACAGGTCATTCGATTTAAAACGGCTAAATTGTTCGAAGCGGCAAGTCGGCTCGGGGCGATACTCGGGAACGCTACATCCGAAGAAGAAAATGCGATGGCAGTTTATGGTATGCATTTAGGTACCGCATTTCAGCTTGTAGATGACATGCTCGATTATTCCGGGAATAACCATGATATCGGTAAGAATCTGGGCGATGATCTGACTGAAGGAAAGCCTACACTGCCTCTGATATATGCCATGCGCATGGGCACGCAGGAGCAGGCAGATATCATTCGCAAGGCGATCGAAGATGGTGGAAAAGATGGTTTCCAACCCGTCCTGAATGTGATTCGCCAAACTGCAGCTTTGGAATATGCAAAGAAATGCGCTGAAGCCGAAGTGACAACTGCAGTAGCTGCAATCGCCACCTTGCCCGACTCGGAAAATAAAAAATGTCTTTTGCAACTGGCAAGCTTCGCAGTGACACGCAATCATTAG
- the rplU gene encoding 50S ribosomal protein L21, with translation MYAVIKTGGKQYKIQVGEKLKIEQLKVENGSELIIDQVLMVADGDKVSVGAPLVNGAKVSATVLGQGRHDKIRIFKMRRRKHYQRHQGHRQNYTEIEITGISA, from the coding sequence ATGTATGCGGTCATAAAAACCGGCGGTAAGCAATATAAAATCCAAGTGGGCGAGAAATTAAAAATAGAGCAGCTGAAAGTGGAAAACGGCAGCGAGCTTATTATTGATCAAGTATTAATGGTGGCTGATGGTGATAAAGTATCGGTGGGAGCACCCCTTGTAAATGGCGCCAAAGTAAGCGCAACAGTGCTCGGTCAAGGACGGCACGACAAGATTCGCATCTTCAAGATGCGACGTCGCAAACATTATCAGAGACATCAAGGTCACCGTCAGAATTACACTGAAATAGAAATTACGGGTATTTCAGCTTAA